From the Pseudomonadota bacterium genome, the window CCTCATCGACGACTACGCCAGCCTCCCCCACACGAAGGCCCTGGCCGTGCTGGGCGTCATCGCCTCGATTCCCAACGGTGGCCTCTCCGACGACTGTGCCGCACATATCCGGTCGTTCCTGACATCGCGGCTGCGCGCCGAGAGCGATGTGAAGGTGCACCGGATGGCCGTGCTGTCGCTGGCCCTGGCCTCCGAGACCGACGAGCGCAGCGCCAACGCGGTGCTCGATCTCATGGATGGCAGCGGCAACGCGTGGGAGACCTTCACCTGCCAGCAGTACTTCGCCTATCACCGCGATGAGATACGCAGCTGGTCGTCGTTCTGGCGCATCCGCGGGCGCCTCGCCGTGACCGGCAACCCGTACGGACGACGCATCGCTTCAGGCTTCTGACCCGCTCCCCAGGAAGCCCCTCCGCCATCGCCGCCCCTTCTTCCCAGGGGCGGCGATGGCGTTCCGTGCGATTGCACGAAAAAGAGACGCATACTTGGGTTTATGTTCAGACGTGACGGGGTATGATATCTCTCGATGCATATTCACGCGGGGTCAGCGATGGCAATCGTCGAGCGACCCGAAACAGCCTCCCTCATCGACTTCGAGCAGCCCGACACAACGGCAGTGCTCGAAGCGCTGCCCATCATGGTCTCGTACTTCGGCCGAGATCTGCGCTACCGCTACGTCAACCGCCGATACCTCGACGTCTACAGCTGCTCATACAACGCGATCATCGGCAAGCGGATGCAGGACGTCGTTGGCCCTGAGATCTTTGAACAGGTACGCCCTTACATCGAGAAGGCCCTGCGAGGTGAGGTGGTGCGCCACAACCAACGGTTGACAGTCGGCGCTCTCGACGAGCGAGACTTCTTCGTCACGCATGTGCCCCACCATCTGCCCGGTGGGGCGGTTGCAGGGGTCTACAACCTCATCGTCGATCAGACCGAGCACCCGCGCGCCGACCAGCGGTTCCGCAGGCTGACCGAGAACCTGTACGACATCTTGTGGGACTGGAACCTCGCGTCCGGCGAGATGTGGCGCAGCCGCGCCGATCTCGAGCACGACCGAGGCGCCGACGAGCACGTGGTCGACTGGTGGCGACGCAACATCCATCCTGAAGACAGGGAGCGGGTCTCGGCCACCACGCGAGCCGCGCTGGCCTCCGCCAGGTCGTGGCGGGTGAGCTACCGCTTCAACGGGTCCGACGGTCGATACGCGCACCGTCTCGACCGCGCCATGATCGTGCGCGACATAGGCGGAACCCCAACCCGCATCGTGGGCGTGACCTCTGACGTGACGGCGAGCCATCGCCGTGAGCAGCTGATGGCCGAGAAGAGGCGGCTTCTCGAGATGGTGAGCAAAGGCACCTCTCTACAGATGATGCTCGATGAGCTCACCACCGTCATGCTGCGACTCGCGCTCGAGCCGTGCCACGTTCTCATCACGCGCGTGCAGAACGGCATGCTGCGGCCCGCCAGCAGTGCAAGCCTCCCTCCGTCGTATGTCGACGCCCTCGACCCGATCCCCATCGGCCCGCACAGCAGTCCCTGCGGGCGCGCCGCGTGGTACAAGATGCCGGTGGTCGTCGAAGACATCGAACGCGAGACCGCCTCGGCGACATTCAAGGCGCTATCGCTCGAACATGGCCTGCGCTCCTGCTTCTCCGTGCCCGTGCTCGACTCAGAAGGATCGGTCATCGCAACGTTCGCCCTGCTCTACCCTCGACCGAACCGCAACGACAAGGACGACCTCGAAGCGGTGAACCAGTTGGCTCGCACTGCCGCTCTCGCACTCGAACGCATCAACGAAAGCGAGGCGCTGCAGCGCCAGAGCGAGGTCACCCGCACGGTCACCGACAACGCGGCGACGTGTCTCTTCCTGATCGACGACGCGGGGCGCGCCACCTACATGAACGAGACCGCACGTGTTGCCACCCGTCATCGCTTCGAGACCATCAAGACGAAGCACATACACGAGGTGCTGCATCCGTGGTGCAGCGAAACGACGTGCCTGCTTGCCGTCGCAACCACCAGCGGGAAGCCGCTGCGAGATTTCGAGACGCGCATCGAGCGCCGCGATGGAAGCACATTTGCCGCCCTCTGCCACTACACGCCGCTCCACCACAACGAACACCGCACCGGCGCCGTTCTCGAGGCGCGCGATCTCACCGAGCATCACGCGTTGCGCGACCTTCGCGAAAAGAATCGACAGCTCAATGAGCTGAACGCGCTCAAGTCAGAGTTCGTCTCGACCATGAGTCACGAGCTGCGCACGCCGCTGAACTCCATCATCGGCTTCACGGACGTTCTCCTCGCCGAGATGAGCGGGCCGCTCAACGAGGCACAGAAGAAGCAGCTCACGTTCGTCTCCGACGCAGGAAGCGCGCTGCTCAAGCTCATCAGCGAGATTCTCGACCTCTCGCGCATCGAGGCGGGGAAGTCGGTGCTCGACACGACACGCTTCGATGTCACGCTGTGTCTGAGCACCTGGGTCGATTCCCTTCAGCCAGCCGCGCAGAAGAAGGGAATCGCGCTGCGGGTCGAGGGAATCGAGACCCCGTGTCTTCTCACGACCGACGAGAACCGCCTGCGCCAGATCGTACTCAACCTCGTCTCGAACGCCGTGAAGTTCACCCGTGAGGGTGCGGTTCTGGTGAGCCTCGAGCGCCTCGCCGAAACGGTGACCATCCGCATCTCTGACACGGGCCCGGGCATCGCGCCCGAGGCCGCGCGATCGCTCTTCCAGGCCTTCACGCGAGTGGGGGCCGACACCCCCAACGAGGGCGTGGGGCTGGGCCTGCACATCTCGCGCAAGCTGGCCGTGCTGCTGGGCGGCTCGATCGAGCTGGCAAGCGAACCTGGGGAGGGCACGACCCTCTCTGTCACGCTCCCCCGTACCCTCCCAGAAGATTCCTGAAGCGACCCAGCCGCGCCCCCACGAACGTCTCTCCCCCTCCTGTCGGCATTTTGCAGGCAAGAGAATGTTCGACTGCGAACCCTCTCTCCAGGCGCACAGAATTCACCGGAGAGAGCATCGCGTGCCATCAGCAAACACCCTGCCCCGAATCATGTGGGTCCACCGACAGCTCAAGAACGAGAAGCATGTCACCACGAAAGACATCTCAGAGCGATTCGGCGGCTCGGTACGAACCGCGCAGCGCACCATCGAGTACATGCGCGATCAGCTGCACGCTCCCGTCGAGTACGACAGGCACCGCTGCACGTTCTACTACCTCGACAACACCTACGAGCTGCCTTCGCTGAACCTCACCGACGGCGAGACCATCGCGCTTCTGCTGGTCTACGAGAGCATGCTGCAGAAGCTCCCGCTGCCCCTGGCCCGCGAGCTTGCGGGCGCCGTTTCGCGCCTGCAGGACTTCCTGCCAACCACCACATCAGTAAACCTGGCCGACCTGCTCGCGCGGTTCTCCATCGAGCTCGACCCGCAGGGAGATGTGCGCACCGCCCATCTCGACGAGGTGCGACGCGCGCTGTCAGAGCGACGAACCCTCCGCATGACCTACTACACCGCCTCGCGCGACGAACTGCTCGAACGCGACCTCGATCCGTACCACGTCACCTATCGACGGGGCGACTGGTATGTGGTGGGGCACTGCCACCTGCGCAAGCACGTGCAGACCTTCGCGGTGAGCCGGATGCGCGCCCTGACGCTCACCGAGCGTCGCTTCGAGATCGCCCCCGACTTCGACGTGTCGCAGTACTTCGAGCACGCCTTCGGCGTCGACATCGCGGGCGAGCCCACAGACGTGGTGCTCGAGTTCGTGCTCCCCGAAGCGCGATACGTGGGCGAGCGCACGTGGCACCCGAGCCAGCGCCTCGAGAAGCTCGATGATGGGCGGTTGCGCCTGCGGCTGACAGTGAGCGTGACCTACGAGCTGCGCCAGTGGATACTCTCGTATGGAAGCCGGGTGCGCGTGCTCTCTCCGGCCTCTCTGGCTGAACAGGTGGGGGCAGAGCTGCGCAGAGCGGCCGAGGGCTACGCGTCGTGATCGACGAGTACGAGCACGTCTGGTATCAGCCTGCACAGCGCCGCCAACAGGTCTTCGCTTCGAAACGGCTTTGAGACATACCCATCCATGCCCGCCTCGAGGCAGCGCTCGAGATCGCCCTTCATGGCGCGCGCGGTGAGGGCCAGAATGGGCACGTGGCGCCCCCCCTCCTGCTCGCGGCGACGAATCTCGCGTGCCACCGCAAAGCCATCCAGAACAGGCATAAGCACGTCGAGCAGCACCACATCGAAATCGCGGGTCGTGAGCGCGGCAAGCCCCTCCCCCCCGTCAGAGGCGACCTCCACCTCGAACTGCAGCTGCTCGAGCAGACGTCGAGCCAGCAGCTGGTTGATGGGATTGTCTTCAATCAGCAGCGCACGGGCGCCACGTGCCGAGTAGCGGGGTGGCTTCGACGCAGCCGCAGGTGCCTGCGTGGGGCTGCCCTCGCC encodes:
- a CDS encoding PAS domain S-box protein; protein product: MHIHAGSAMAIVERPETASLIDFEQPDTTAVLEALPIMVSYFGRDLRYRYVNRRYLDVYSCSYNAIIGKRMQDVVGPEIFEQVRPYIEKALRGEVVRHNQRLTVGALDERDFFVTHVPHHLPGGAVAGVYNLIVDQTEHPRADQRFRRLTENLYDILWDWNLASGEMWRSRADLEHDRGADEHVVDWWRRNIHPEDRERVSATTRAALASARSWRVSYRFNGSDGRYAHRLDRAMIVRDIGGTPTRIVGVTSDVTASHRREQLMAEKRRLLEMVSKGTSLQMMLDELTTVMLRLALEPCHVLITRVQNGMLRPASSASLPPSYVDALDPIPIGPHSSPCGRAAWYKMPVVVEDIERETASATFKALSLEHGLRSCFSVPVLDSEGSVIATFALLYPRPNRNDKDDLEAVNQLARTAALALERINESEALQRQSEVTRTVTDNAATCLFLIDDAGRATYMNETARVATRHRFETIKTKHIHEVLHPWCSETTCLLAVATTSGKPLRDFETRIERRDGSTFAALCHYTPLHHNEHRTGAVLEARDLTEHHALRDLREKNRQLNELNALKSEFVSTMSHELRTPLNSIIGFTDVLLAEMSGPLNEAQKKQLTFVSDAGSALLKLISEILDLSRIEAGKSVLDTTRFDVTLCLSTWVDSLQPAAQKKGIALRVEGIETPCLLTTDENRLRQIVLNLVSNAVKFTREGAVLVSLERLAETVTIRISDTGPGIAPEAARSLFQAFTRVGADTPNEGVGLGLHISRKLAVLLGGSIELASEPGEGTTLSVTLPRTLPEDS
- a CDS encoding WYL domain-containing protein, whose protein sequence is MFDCEPSLQAHRIHRREHRVPSANTLPRIMWVHRQLKNEKHVTTKDISERFGGSVRTAQRTIEYMRDQLHAPVEYDRHRCTFYYLDNTYELPSLNLTDGETIALLLVYESMLQKLPLPLARELAGAVSRLQDFLPTTTSVNLADLLARFSIELDPQGDVRTAHLDEVRRALSERRTLRMTYYTASRDELLERDLDPYHVTYRRGDWYVVGHCHLRKHVQTFAVSRMRALTLTERRFEIAPDFDVSQYFEHAFGVDIAGEPTDVVLEFVLPEARYVGERTWHPSQRLEKLDDGRLRLRLTVSVTYELRQWILSYGSRVRVLSPASLAEQVGAELRRAAEGYAS